One Silene latifolia isolate original U9 population chromosome 4, ASM4854445v1, whole genome shotgun sequence DNA segment encodes these proteins:
- the LOC141653555 gene encoding scopoletin glucosyltransferase-like codes for MKSPLNMYFLPYISPGHMIPLTEMARLFANQGHKVTIITTPLNANLLNKYTTTNLTLHLIPLPTKETGLGDGLENFISVNDLDTADKLYHALSRMQPAIENFIKENPPDCIVSDMFYPWTADLAVELSIPRIVFHGACIFAMCMKESMRGPEAPHLKVKSDYEVFEVKELPDPVYITRAQLPDYVRTPYGYTQLMEIWREAEKKSYGVMVNNFYELDSAYTDYYSKLLDHKVWNIGPTAQILNRDAGEKAERVHKAVVSENECLSWLDTKEPSSVFYVCFGSAIRFPDEQLYEIACALESSGTQFIWAVLGKEKDSDSDSNSNPDSSWLPAGFEEMLKETGRGMIIRGWAPQALILDHPSVGGFMTHCGWNSTIEGVCAGVAMVTWPLYAEQFYNEKLITQVLKIGVEAGVEDWNLWVDVGKKLVKREKIEAAINSVMGGEGVEMRRNAKELSEKAKKAMEDGGSSHRNLLALIEDLQRIRDDKLKVDV; via the coding sequence atgaagtCACCACTAAACATGTATTTTCTGCCCTACATATCACCCGGCCATATGATCCCACTTACTGAAATGGCCCGATTATTTGCTAACCAAGGCCACAAAGTTACCATAATCACTACACCTTTAAACGCAAATCTCCTCAACAAATACACCACTACTAACTTAACTCTTCACCTCATCCCTCTCCCCACCAAAGAGACCGGCCTTGGGGACGGCCTCGAAAATTTTATTTCTGTTAACGACCTTGATACAGCTGACAAGTTGTACCATGCCTTGTCTCGAATGCAACCGGCCATTGAGAATTTCATAAAAGAGAACCCGCCTGACTGTATTGTTTCCGATATGTTCTACCCTTGGACGGCGGACCTAGCTGTGGAACTGTCTATCCCACGGATAGTGTTCCATGGGGCGTGTATATTCGCTATGTGCATGAAGGAGTCGATGCGGGGTCCTGAGGCCCCACATCTTAAGGTCAAGTCGGACTATGAGGTGTTTGAGGTGAAAGAGCTTCCGGACCCGGTTTATATTACCCGGGCCCAGCTTCCTGATTATGTGCGTACCCCGTATGGGTACACACAACTCATGGAAATATGGCGGGAAGCGGAAAAGAAGAGTTATGGTGTTATGGTTAACAATTTTTACGAGCTTGACTCGGCTTATACGGATTATTATAGTAAATTATTGGACCATAAGGTTTGGAATATTGGGCCTACGGCCCAGATTCTTAACCGTGATGCTGGTGAGAAGGCTGAGAGGGTCCATAAGGCTGTGGTAAGTGAAAATGAGTGCTTAAGTTGGCTAGACACTAAGGAACCCAGCTCGGTATTTTACGTTTGTTTTGGGAGCGCAATCAGGTTCCCCGATGAGCAGCTCTACGAGATTGCCTGTGCACTTGAGTCTTCAGGCACACAGTTCATCTGGGCTGTTCTCGGGAAAGAGaaagactcagactcagactcaaactcaaaccCAGACTCAAGCTGGTTGCCAGCAGGGTTTGAGGAAATGCTAAAGGAGACTGGGAGAGGGATGATAATTCGAGGATGGGCTCCACAGGCGTTGATATTGGACCACCCATCTGTAGGAGGGTTTATGACGCATTGTGGTTGGAACTCGACAATAGAAGGGGTATGTGCCGGGGTGGCAATGGTAACATGGCCGTTGTATGCTGAGCAATTTTACAATGAGAAGTTGATAACACAAGTGCTTAAGATAGGGGTGGAAGCGGGGGTGGAGGATTGGAACTTGTGGGTGGATGTCGGGAAGAAATTGGTGAAGAGGGAAAAAATCGAGGCGGCCATAAACAGTGTGATGGGTGGTGAAGGGGTGGAGATGAGGAGGAATGCTAAAGAGTTGAGTGAAAAGGCTAAGAAGGCTATGGAGGATGGTGGGTCGTCTCACCGTAATTTGTTAGCTTTGATTGAAGATCTTCAACGTATTAGAGATGATAAACTCAAAGTTGATGTATAA